The Panicum virgatum strain AP13 chromosome 5K, P.virgatum_v5, whole genome shotgun sequence genome has a window encoding:
- the LOC120708888 gene encoding MADS-box transcription factor 2, translated as MGRGKIEIKRIENSTNRQVTFSKRRNGILKKAREISVLCDAEVGVVIFSSAGKLYDFCSPKTSLSKILEKYQTNSGKILWDEKHKSLSAEIDRIKKENDTMQIELRHLKGEDLNSLQPKELIMIEEALDNGLTNLNEKLMEHWELHVRNNKMLEDENKLLAFKLHQQDIALSGSMRDLELGYHPDQDFAAQMPITFRVQPSHPNLQENN; from the exons ATGGGGCGCGGCAAGATCGAGATCAAGCGGATCGAGAACTCCACCAATCGCCAGGTAACCTTCTCCAAGCGCCGTAACGGGATCCTCAAGAAGGCGCGGGAGATCAGCGTGCTCTGCGACGCCGAGGTCGGCGTCGTCATCTTCTCCAGCGCCGGCAAGCTCTACGACTTCTGCTCCCCCAAGACATC GCTATcaaaaatcttggagaagtaccaAACCAATTCTGGAAAGATACTATGGGATGAGAAACACAAG AGCCTTAGTGCTGAGATTGATCGTATAAAGAAAGAGAACGATACCATGCAGATTGAGCTCAG GCACCTGAAAGGTGAGGATCTGAACTCGCTGCAACCCAAAGAGCTGATCATGATTGAGGAGGCACTTGATAATGGGCTGACAAATCTGAATGAGAAACTT ATGGAGCACTGGGAATTGCATGTGAGAAAC AATAAGATGCTGGAAGATGAGAACAAGCTGCTGGCCTTCAAGTTG CACCAGCAAGATATTGCGCTGAGCGGCAGCATGAGAGATCTTGAGCTGGGGTACCATCCTGACCAGGACTTTGCGGCCCAGATGCCAATCACATTCCGCGTGCAGCCCAGCCATCCCAACTTGCAGGAGAACAATTAA